The following proteins are encoded in a genomic region of Oryza brachyantha chromosome 11, ObraRS2, whole genome shotgun sequence:
- the LOC102705021 gene encoding protein trichome birefringence-like 10, whose product MVVGSAAAKRLAGRVMKRPLEKARMVGLAAVVAAAAALALLLCAASLRCSAAVGLALSAPNKLWSGGVSIAAEAAAAAEARRKTRAEEVEEECDLFDGEWVWDDSYPLYDSRDCPFLDVGFRCSENGRPDASYSKWRWRPSRCDLPRFDARNMLEKLRDKRVVFVGDSIGRNQWESLLCMLSVAVPDKSSIFEVNGSPITKHMGFLIFKFRDYNCTVEYYRSPFIVLQGRAPPGAPGVVKYTIRVDAMDWMSDRGQWRDADVLIFNTGHWWNYEKTIRSGAYFQEGDAVKMDMAIEDAYKRSIQTLFGWLQNEVNSSKTRIIFRTYAPVHFRGGDWKTGGNCHLETRPDVTPIKSLDQWTDFLNPVNDVLGNSRRPRLLGLDILNVTQMTAQRKDGHVAVYLSPSGPVPLYRQDCSHWCLPGVPDTWNELIYSLLLRKRTMIDQNVPLVGTKALKAG is encoded by the exons ATGGTGGtggggtcggcggcggcgaagcggctGGCGGGGCGGGTAATGAAGAGGCCGCTGGAGAAGGCACGGATGGTGGGGCTGGCGGCtgtggtggccgccgccgccgcgctggcgCTGCTCCTCTGCGCCGCGTCGCTCCGCTGCTCGGCGGCCGTCGGCCTCGCGCTGTCGGCGCCCAACAAGCTCTGGAGCGGCGGGGTCTCCAtcgcggccgaggcggcggcggcggcggaggcgcgtaGGAAGACGCGCgccgaggaggtggaggaggagtgCGACCTGTTCGACGGGGAATGGGTGTGGGACGACAGCTACCCGCTCTACGACTCCAGGGACTGCCCCTTCCTGGACGTCGGCTTCCGGTGCTCGGAGAACGGCCGCCCGGACGCATCCTACTCCAAGTGGCGGTGGAGGCCATCGCGTTGCGATCTCCCTAG atttgatgCCAGAAATATGCTGGAGAAGTTGAGAGACAAAAGAGTAGTATTTGTTGGTGATTCTATTGGACGGAACCAGTGGGAATCTCTTCTTTGTATGCTCTCGGTTGCTGTTCCTGACAAGAGCTCCATCTTTGAAGTTAATGGGAGTCCCATCACTAAACACATGGGTTTCTTAATTTTCAAGTTTAGAGACTACAATTGCACAGTTGAGTATTACAGGTCTCCTTTTATAGTCCTTCAAGGTCGTGCACCACCTGGAGCTCCTGGGGTTGTTAAATATACAATTAGGGTAGATGCCATGGATTGGATGTCTGACCGGGGTCAGTGGAGGGATGCTGATGTATTGATCTTTAACACTGGACACTGGTGGAACTACGAGAAAACAATCAGAAG TGGTGCCTATTTTCAGGAAGGGGATGCAGTTAAAATGGACATGGCTATTGAAGATGCCTACAAAAGATCCATACAGACGTTGTTTGGTTGGCTTCAGAATGAAGTTAACTCAAGCAAAACCCGTATCATATTCCGTACATATGCTCCTGTGCATTTCAG AGGCGGTGACTGGAAGACTGGAGGAAATTGTCACCTGGAAACTCGTCCAGATGTGACACCAATTAAATCGTTGGACCAATGGACTGACTTTCTTAACCCCGTAAATGATGTACTAGGAAACAGCAGGAGACCCAGATTGCTCGGGCTGGATATATTGAATGTGACTCAGATGACCGCACAGCGGAAAGATGGCCACGTCGCAGTATACCTGAGTCCTTCTGGCCCTGTCCCTCTCTACAGGCAAGACTGCAGCCACTGGTGCTTGCCTGGAGTCCCTGATACCTGGAATGAGCTTATTTACAGCCTCTTGTTGAGGAAACGAACGATGATTGATCAAAATGTTCCTCTTGTTGGCACCAAAGCTCTGAAAGCTGGCTGA